The proteins below are encoded in one region of Bifidobacterium dentium JCM 1195 = DSM 20436:
- a CDS encoding HTH domain-containing protein — protein MMIDGKFTAKERSYLASLPAVKSVSASHIRYTDQFRVECMCRYRAGESPAAIFREAGLDPKLIGYKRVERCIARWKRRQDKEAKSGKRTSPYALDADDLRILEHGNLTQSEWGSPNAGDSEEGLSQLARAQLAINERDLLIARQALRIDELERVLRQFVER, from the coding sequence ATGATGATCGACGGTAAGTTCACTGCCAAGGAACGCTCCTATCTGGCCAGTCTGCCCGCGGTCAAAAGCGTCAGTGCGTCCCATATTCGCTATACCGACCAATTCCGTGTCGAATGCATGTGCCGTTACCGTGCGGGGGAGTCGCCTGCGGCTATCTTCCGTGAGGCAGGTCTTGATCCGAAACTTATCGGGTACAAGCGCGTGGAACGTTGCATCGCCAGATGGAAACGTCGGCAAGATAAGGAGGCGAAGTCCGGTAAGCGGACGAGTCCGTATGCGCTCGATGCCGATGATTTGCGGATATTGGAACACGGCAATCTTACGCAATCGGAATGGGGGTCGCCGAATGCCGGCGATTCCGAGGAGGGGCTGTCGCAGCTGGCGAGGGCTCAGCTGGCCATCAATGAGCGTGATCTGCTGATTGCGCGGCAGGCGTTGCGCATCGACGAACTGGAGCGTGTATTGCGGCAGTTCGTCGAAAGGTAG
- a CDS encoding class C sortase — MESETVGMGWRQPAFDEVIDVADEMRERRRNRRSMRMMYAIGALLIVAAICIGGFPAALQYRAAVELSRTSAQSARTIAGWPYPQADDAFAAAKSYNERLAVSGQPILGEAKDPFAAVQGGSRASETDDDDGSASSKDEEYQGLLDSGGGVMGTIRIPKISVNLPIYHGTSQSALASGAGHLYGSSLPVGGKNTHAVITGHRGLVNATMFTRLDEMRVGDYFYLDVMGHTLGYQVDRISVIEPNDTSKLKIVPGEDRVTLMTCTPYGVNTHRLLVSAVRSSIPDVIPDESDAAKDARLIAIVAAVITLLLGLVLLWLRRKPWHIRRHAAKWPKRG; from the coding sequence ATGGAATCGGAAACGGTGGGAATGGGCTGGCGGCAGCCTGCGTTTGATGAGGTGATCGACGTTGCCGATGAGATGCGTGAACGCCGCAGGAATCGCCGTAGTATGCGCATGATGTATGCGATTGGTGCATTGCTGATCGTCGCCGCAATCTGCATTGGTGGGTTTCCGGCGGCATTGCAGTACCGTGCCGCAGTGGAGTTGTCGCGTACGTCGGCGCAATCCGCACGAACGATTGCGGGCTGGCCGTATCCGCAGGCGGATGATGCGTTCGCTGCCGCGAAATCATACAACGAACGTCTTGCGGTTTCGGGGCAACCGATTTTGGGTGAGGCGAAGGATCCGTTCGCTGCGGTTCAGGGCGGTTCGCGGGCCAGCGAGACGGATGATGACGATGGCAGTGCGAGTTCCAAAGACGAGGAATATCAGGGATTGTTGGATTCCGGTGGCGGAGTGATGGGCACCATTCGCATTCCTAAGATTTCGGTGAACCTGCCAATCTACCACGGCACGTCGCAGTCGGCGCTGGCCTCCGGCGCGGGGCATCTGTACGGCAGCAGCCTGCCGGTCGGTGGCAAGAACACGCATGCCGTGATCACCGGGCATCGCGGATTGGTGAACGCCACCATGTTCACGCGGCTCGACGAGATGCGTGTTGGCGACTACTTCTATCTTGACGTGATGGGTCATACGCTCGGCTATCAGGTGGACCGCATTTCCGTGATCGAACCGAACGATACGTCAAAGCTGAAGATCGTGCCCGGCGAGGATCGCGTGACGCTGATGACATGCACGCCATACGGCGTGAACACCCACCGTCTGCTGGTTTCCGCGGTACGCTCGTCGATTCCCGACGTGATTCCCGACGAATCGGACGCGGCGAAGGATGCGCGGTTGATTGCGATCGTGGCCGCTGTAATCACACTGCTGCTCGGATTGGTTCTGTTGTGGTTGCGCAGAAAGCCGTGGCATATCCGCAGGCATGCGGCCAAATGGCCAAAAAGGGGATAG